Sequence from the Paenibacillus sp. genome:
GAGTGGAAGCATTTAATTTAGGTACTGGTCGTGGGTGCAGTGTTCTAGAAGTCATCACAACGTTCGAGGAAGCATCGGGCATAAAGATCCCGTACCAGGTCGTGGAGCGACGAAAGGGAGACGCAGCGGTATGTTACGCTAGTCCCGAGAAAGCGAAGCAAACGCTCGGCTGGAAGGCGAAGAAGAGCCTGAAAGAGATGTGCGAGGACGCCTGGAGATGGCAGAGAGAAAATCCTAACGGTTATCAATAAAAAAATCCCCGAAGCATTCGCTTCGGGGATTTTCGTTATTACTCGTTGATGAAGCCTGCGTTTACCAAGAAACGTTGGATCATCGTGGAAGCTTCTGCGCGCGTCGCCGTTTTCACAGCGCCGAACGAACCGTCCTCGTAGCCTTCTACGATGCCGGCATTGATTGCAGCCGCGATTTCAGCGCGAGCCCAAACGATGCTGCTAGCATCCTTAACACCAGCGAGGATGGAGGAAACTTGGCTTGCGTTTACGGACAACTCCGTACCAGCGAATGCGCTAGCGCGAACGACCATCGCTGCGAGTTCTTCGCGAGTGATGACCTTGTTCGGCTGGAACGTACCGTCTTCGTAACCGTTGACGATACCAGCTTCAGCTGCAAGCGCTACTGCGCCAGCGAACCAATCGTTGGACGAAACGTCCGAGAAGTTCGCTTCGCCAGCTGCTTTACCGCTCAGGCCGAGGGCGCGAACGATCAGCGTAGCGAATTCCGCACGAGTGATTTGACGGTCCGGACCGAAGGTGCCGTTCTCGTAGCCTTCAACGATGAGCTTGTTAGCCATCGTTTCGACATACGATTGAGCCCAGTGGCCGTTCACGTCAGCGAAGCTGTTGTCGAGTTCGAGAACAACGTAGATGGAGTTCGTCGTGCTCTTCAATGTAGCAACGCCGTCTGCAAACGTAGCAGGAATGAAGGAGAACTCACCAGTTGCAGGATCGTAAAGTACGCCCGTTGCACTCGAGTCAGCGTCAACGTTGATCGTACGCTCTACGTACGTCGAACCGAAGTCGGAAATCGCAACCGTTTCGTTACCAGCTACTGCTTCTACGGAGAATTCAACGGAAGCAAGCGCTTCGCCACCGAATTCCTCGGCTGCTGCAGCAACTTCTTCTGCTTCTTCACCTTTCAGCGCTGCGATGATAACACGGATATCGAGATCCTCTACATCCACGCCAAGCTCTTCAGCCAAAGCGTCGAAGTCGATCGCGGATACAGGGAGCACGTAAGAACCAACGCTGCTCTTAACTACAACTACGGCACCTTCCGGAGCGTTACGCAACGCGGATACCGGAAGCGTAGCGGATTCGCCGGAAATCTCAACCGTTACCGTTGCGCTTTGAGCAAACGCAGCGGAAAGCTGAGAAGCGCTGACGACACCGTTGCTGCCGACCGTGATCACTCCGTTGCTAGGCGTCAGGACAAAGCCCCCGCCAGTGTTACCGGAAGGCGTAGTGTCGTACACACGCTTCGTTACGGAATCGTAGTAAACGCTATTGGATACCGATTGATATTGCGCGAACAAATCGAGGTATGTAGCACCCGTGACAGTTTGACTGAAATCGTAATATACGATGCCATTTACAGTGTTGCGGTAAACAGCTTCGTATACCGACCACGTACCGTTGTCATTCTTTTCGATTTGCACCCAGATCTTCTTATTTACCGCATCATCGTAGACCGCTTTGGTAACGTAGACCTCACCTGTTACCGTACCATTTTGGTAAGTGAAAGTACCCAGGTTTACTCCAGCGAAAGCCAAAACTGGGAGGAGAGCCGACAACATCAAAAAAGTTGCCAACAGTCCAGAAGTTTTTCTTAAAAACGATGGTTTCAAGAACAATTCACTCCTAGTAATAGTGCTATTATTATGATAAGTCTCAGTTTGCATATTGTTTTCACCTCCTTTCAAAGAGAACATGTAGGTTATTTCACAAGCGTTTAACGATAACATAAATATAATATCACTTTGTAAATAACATTCATAGAGTTGGGTTTACCAAAAAACTATTGTATGGATATGCTTAAGGTTCTAATTTAGGGAGTAAGTTTAATTTCAACGGGTGATTGGTTAATCATCGCATCGTATCTGTTTTGGTATTCAGAATTTTTTGAAACTAAACCTTGGAGTAAGTTAGGATCAGGGTCGTTACCAATCTGATGTTGAGCTGCAAGATTTAGCAAGACAATTTCATGATCGATGGGTTCGGTGAGCTCTGGATTGACTAACGGCATGATAGTTTCCAAGGCGTTTTCGTAAGATCCGGTTAGATAATAAATGTGACTAACGTTAAGAGCTATCGGCTTGGTAACGGAAAAAGGTCTACCTTGGTATTGTCCTGCGGGAAGATTTTCCAAGGTTGCGATTTTATCGAGCACTTCTGAATATTTTTGAATCGATTTTCTCCAGTACTTTTCCGCCCCTCCAATGTCATTGGTTTGCAGTTTTGAGTATCCGATCTGGAAAGCGTGGGATATAAAATATTCGTACATTTGGATATCCCATTGATAATTGGATATGTTTTTTTCGAGCAACTCGAAAGATGCCTCCGACTGGCCACCCGACAGTTGGTATTCCATCAGGAATAGATCCTTATTATAAGGTTCTCGGTTTCTTGCTTCAATGATCGTATCTAGTGCCTGCTGTAGATACTGAGGGTCGGAGGTATGTTGGTACGCCTGAGCAAGAAAGTAAGTTTTTTGATAATAAACTTCGGGATGCTTTATTTTGCTTAATGCTTCGTTGAATGTCTTTATAATTTGCGGGAGTGGATTTGATTCTGCCATCATTTTTCTAGCTTGGGAATAAGTTTGCATTCCCGATAATAAGCTCACGCTGATGGCGAAAATCACCAATGAAATACTAAATAGGAATCCAGGATAGATAAATCTTTTAACCGATGTTATCGTTTTAACATTCCCTTCTTCCACGTGAACAAACGGACTAGTAGAAAATGCCCCCAAACAAATAAACGCAATAAATGATAGGTACACGTAACTGAAATCAAAGTCAATTAAACTATGGATGAACAAACTTAAGAAAATTGAGAAGTAAAGTAGTGTTTTCTGATTATCGAATATCTGATGATTACTGTAACTCCTTATTAGTTGGCGAATCGAGAAAAATAAAACTGTGAGCAACGAAACAAGTCCTATCATCCCTGTTTCAACAACCAGTTGGAGTATGAAGTTATGTGCCTGTCTACTTGTATAAGGGTTACCCTGGTATTTCTCATATAGCTCAGACCATGCGCCACCACCCGCGCCAATAATTGGTTTGTCTTGAATCATTTTAACAGCGTCTTTATAAAATGCAACACGTTCCAATAAACTATGTTGTTGTAAGTTGATGTTTTTGATCCTATTTTCCAATGCATCGGGTAACGGAGTCAACAAATGCGGTTGGGTAAAAAGCAAAACTGCCGTTAGCGCCGAGAGTGCAACTAAAGCAATAGGAACAATGATCCGCTTAAGTATAGGAGAGGAAGTCTCCTCTGCATTTGATGAAAACCACTTCTCAACAACGTAAACGATAACTGAAAAAACCAATGAAAGACCTATAAAAATTAACCATGCAATCAAGTAGTTTGTCGGATTATAATTCTGTTGAAGGGCAAGCCCCTTCGCTTCTATCACCTTGTACGTCACAAAAGAAATAATTGCGTTGCTAAAAAGATAAATAAGAAACTTATACTGTTTTTTTAGATGTAGAAACGGCAAAATCATTACTATAACGATTGGTGCAATTAAATATGCCCCTCTAGATAGCGTCAAAAGGAGTGAGACAACTATGGGAGTTACCATAAAAGCACAGATTATTTGTAGTTTGAATTTATTAGATTGAACCAAAAACAATAAAGATGCAATCCAAAGCGCAATCAAGAAAGCCGCATAGCTATTAGAGTATTGAAACACAGAGGTCAACCTTGCACCCTCGTACCCGTACATTACAGCATCAGTGTAAACTTTTGAAGATGTGAAAGGATCGTTGGACCAATCGATTAACCCAAAAAATGACGCATTGCCAAACCAGTTTGCCATACCGAATAATACGACCAAGTAACCTGATGAAAAAATGACCGTTAACAACGTTCTACTTCCAATATCGGATTGATTCCAATGCAACCCAATAAGAAAGCCAACTGCTAGGATCAATGCAATAAGAAAAGAAATATTAGAATTTGATTGAGATGCCGGTTGCATTGTGGAAATTAAATAACTTAAAGGAATTAACCATATCGCCGACTTCCACACCCCTGACTTCCAATCCCATTTTGCGAAATAAATGGAATAAATAGCGATACAAAAAAGAATTATAGAGACCCAAAGCGCTGTGTTAAGGATCGGGGTTAAAAAGGTCAATCCTTCACCGTTAAAGAGACCTCTAGAGAAAGGCGAAATTAGCAGAACCCCTGCAAGTACGAAGGAAGCTACCCAAAAGTTGATGGATTTTCTCACCTCCATATTTTGTTTAGAAGTTCTAATTACACTGGTTCCCATTTTGATAAACTCCTTTTGTAAGATCGTTTACAATAAATACAATTATCCGGATGAATAGATTTTGACTTTTTCGTCTGTTAGAATAAAAATACCTTAACTATATAAAAGATACACTTTCGCACTACGCTAGGGCAAGGCTTATAGGAAATCGGAGGAGATTATCGATGCAAGACGAAATCAACCTGAAGGCATTCATCACTTTACTTTGGTTGAAGAGGAAAATTATTGCAACAGTAACATTTGTTGGATTGTCGACGTCTGTTTTGTTGGCTTTTGTGCTTCCAGAAACTTATGAAACAGAGACGCTGGTGATGGTAAATGAGATTGAAGATGTAAAAAGAAACTATAGTGCGATTGCCGAACAAGTGAAGAGTAATTTCATCCTAAATAAACTGATGGTCTCTTTGGAACTAGACAAGGAGGGATATACTCTTAACGGCTTGAAGGATAATATCCAAGTGTCACCAAGCGCGGATGGTGCTTCCGTTACTTTGAAAGTTACCGGTACATCGAAAAAAATAGTATCAAACGTGGCAAACAGCTTGGCTAACGAGATGGCGACAATCATTCAAATTTCGTCCATGTTAGACTCGACTATTTTAAACAAAAAGAGGTTAAGGGAAGTTGAGGATGAACTTACAGTTGCTCTAATGGAACTTGATCAGATCAACAAAGAGCTGGAGACGACTGAAAAAGTTTTAGTGACCAAAAAATCTTTGACTGACGAAAACTTCCTGCTAGATGTCAGTATGGATGAAACCGAACGCTCGGCCTCTGCCGTAGGTGGTATAGAGTATTCGGACGAGGAAATCAACCCGGTATATACGGCGCTTAAAGGAAAGCAGGCCGAAACTTCCATATTAATTACCAAGTTGGAAACGGAAAAGGAATATCTCCAAAGCAAGATTACGACGGACGAACAGAAAATAGCCGAGTTGCAATCGCAACAACGCTCTTCCGAAGCCGTTGGTTATGGCAATTATTCCAACAAGAATAACGCAATATTTATTATTCCTTCGCAAGAAAATCTTGAAGCAATAAGCCCTAAAAAATCGGTTGTCGTCGCTTTGGGGCTTATCCTATCCTTCGGTTTAGCCGTCCTAATCGTATTGCTGATTGCACTGTTTAAACGTGATTCAAACTTTGCAGATGCGGCAACCAATACATTCTCTGGTTAGGGAAAGGGAATTCGCATGCAAACACAAGTAGACTTTAGTTTATTAGAATCTTTAGCGCGCAGTAAAAAACGTTCGGCAGCCTTACTATCTATTATTAATGTTGTATTGACTTGCATAGAGTTTATTCTCTATGCGGGCGGGTTTTATTGGCTATACTACTGGAGGGTTATAGCGCAGTTTCCAAACGGACCCCAGGAGTTGTTTTTCTTGGCTGAATATCTGTTTTTATTTGTGGTAATACATGTTTGTTTTATAGCCCTTTTGATTGATAAAGGGATTTTCCGGTTGGAACGTCAACGAAGTCTGATTGATGAACTGTTTTTAATAATCAAGAGTGCGTTCTTATCATACATGTTTGCAATTGGACTTATGTTTATTCTTCAAACTAGCGTTGTATATTCAAGGCTGCATTTGCTTATCTATTTCTTTATCATGATTTTCATCGCGACAGTTTTTCGATCAGCTAAAGCTCTAATTCTCGCGAAGTTATCGAAAAACGAAAGGTACGTCCGTAACGTCCTTATTGTTGGCGCCGGCAGGATAGGGGAGCAAGTGAAAGCTTTCTTGCTGGGCCGGAAAAACATGGGATACAACTTAGTAGGAATGCTCGACGACCACAAAGAAGGGGATTGCATTATAGGGACCTTGGATGATTTAGAGCAGCAGTTGTGGGACAGGGGTGTCCATGAAGTGTACATCACTATTCCATCAGAAAAGAAGGTCATTCATGATCTGCTGATGAGAATTAGAAAATACGATGTACAAATTAAAGTGATTCCCGAAATGTATGACTATCTGCCTGGTACTGTTAACTACGAAAAGAACGATGCATTCCCTTATATGGAGTTTTACAAAAGTCCCCTTCGGGGAATGAAATTTTATGGTAAACGTCTGTTCGATATTATTGTTTCGTTGATCGGGATTATATTGTGTTTGCCCGTATTTAGCGTTATTGCGTTGTTAATAAAGCTAGATTCGAAGGGCCCCGTAATTTTTAAGCAAAAGAGGATTGGACAACATGGGGTGCCTTTCCAGATGTATAAATTTCGGTCTATGGTCGTAGACGCGGAAGAACTGAAAGCGAAGTTGGTAAGTCAGAATGAAGCCGACGGTCCGGTGTTTAAAATCAAAAGCGATCCTAGGGTTACGCGTGTCGGGCATTTTATTAGAAAGTATTCCCTCGACGAGTTACCTCAACTTTTTAATGTTTTGTTTGGGAGTATGAGCTTGATCGGGCCCAGACCACCGCTTCCCCAGGAAGTGGAGCAGTACAGCGATCATCAGTGGAGACGACTCGATTTACTTCCAGGGATCACAGGGCTGTGGCAAGTCAGCGGTCGAAGCGATTTGAGCTTTGAAGAATGGGTGTCTTTGGACATTTACTACATCCAGCATTGGAGCTTTGGGTTGGATCTTAAAATATTACTTAGAACAGTACCTGTAGTTCTTTTTAGCAAAGGGGCTTACTAATACTCGGGGGTGCACATTGTGAAGGTTGTAATATTAGCGGGTGGTTTTGGTACAAGGATTAGCGAAGAATCGCATTTGAAACCCAAACCGATGATCGAAATCGGTGGAAAGCCGATTCTATGGCATATTATGAAATCATATTCCCATTATGGTTTTAACGATTTTGTGATTTGTTTAGGGTACAAAGGGTATTATATTAAGGAATATTTTGCTCATTATTTTTTACATGAATCCGATGTAACCTTTGACTTTAGGAATAATAACGATCGCATAATCCATAACCATTCCGCCGAGCCTTGGCGGGTAACATTGGTCGACACCGGTATGGATACAATGACGGGTGGGCGCGTCAAAAGGGTCCAGCCTTACATCGGAAACGAAACGTTTATGATGACATACGGGGATGGAGTGGCTGACGTCAATATAACTGATTTAGTCAGATATCATAAAACCCATGGTAAGTTAGCAACTGTTACTTCGACGCAACCTGGCGGAAGATTTGGAGCGCTAGATCTGGATGGAAGCAGCCAAGTGTTGGGTTTTCAAGAAAAGCCGAAGGGTGACGGAGCTTGGATTAATGCGGGATATTTTGTTCTAGAGCCTGAGGTGTTTAATTACATTGATGGAGACAGTACCATTTTTGAGAAAGAGCCTCTTGAAAATTTGGCCAGAGACGGAGAATTAGTCGCCTATAAACACCAAGGCTTCTGGCAACCTATGGACACATTACGGGACAAAACTCTTCTGGAATCCTTGTGGCAAAGCAAAAAGAGCCCGTGGAAAGTATGGGGAGAAAAGGGTAAAACGGTGAATGTATGATTAATAATGCGTTCTGGTCAGGGAAAAAAGTTTTTCTTACTGGGCATACTGGCTTCAAAGGCGCTTGGTTATGCCTTTGGTTGCATAGTCTTGGCGCGAAGGTTACCGGTTATGCGTTGCAACCCCCATCAAAACCGAATTTATTTGAATTGGCAAGGGTAGACGAGTTGATTTATTCTGTAATCGGAGATATCACGGATGGACCGTTTTTGAAGAAAGCGATGATGGAAGCCGATCCGGATATCGTCATTCATATGGCGGCACAACCCCTGGTCAGGGAGTCGTACCTCTTACCCGTAGAGACTTATGCTACGAATGTTATGGGGACAGTTCATCTTCTAGAAGCCGTCAGAAGTTGCCGGAACGTTAAAGCGGTTGTGAATGTGACGACGGATAAATGTTACGAGAATAAGGAATGGGTTTGGGGATACCGTGAAAACGAACCCATGGGTGGCTACGACCCTTATTCGAACAGTAAAGCCTGCTCTGAATTGGTGACGTCCGCATATAGGAGTTCTTATTTTAATCCAAGCAAATATGAAGAACACGGGGTTGCGCTGGCATCCGCAAGAGCGGGTAACGTGATCGGCGGGGGAGATTGGGCTACGGACAGGCTGATACCTGATTGTGTTCGTTCACTGTTAAATGGCGAAAAAATCGTTATTAGAAATCCAAGCGCTATTAGGCCTTGGCAGCATGTTTTGGAACCGCTCAGCGGTTACCTATTGCTTGCTGAAAAGCTATTCGAGGGTAACGGCAAATATGCGGAAGGTTGGAATTTCGGTCCGAACGACGATGACGCCAAACCGGTCGAGTGGATTGTGCGGAAATTGTGTGAAAAATGGCCCGATTCAGCTGGTTATAATGTTGATAACAACCCACATCCACATGAAGCTAATTTCTTAAAGTTGGATTGCTCTAAAGCTAAAACAGTTTTGGGATGGCATCCGGCTTGGAGTCTCGATGAGGCGCTTAGTCAAATACTCAAATGGGTATATGCATATCGGGATGGGGAAGACATGAGGAAGATATCCATGGAACAAATTGCAGAGTATACGAGGACGAAAACATATGTTTGAACTTAAAAAGACGATCTTTGACGGTTGCTACGAAATGATCCCCCGCGTCCTATCGGACCAACGGGGGAAATTCATAAAAACATTTCATAGCATTGCATTCTCAACTTTGGGACTTGATTTCCAATCACAGGAAGAGTACTATTCTGTGTCACACAAGAACGTGATCCGCGGGCTCCATTTCCAGATTCCGCCGATGGACCATAAAAAAATAGTCTACTGCGTATCAGGAGAAGTATTGGACGTTGTCGTCGACCTTAGGGTCGGTTCACCGACCTATGGTCAATTTCAAATGTTTGAACTTAATGAGGCTAAGGCGAATATGATCTACATCCCGAGCGGGTTAGCACATGGATTCCTTACTTTAAGCGAATCCGCGATTTTATTGTACAAAGTGACGTCAGTCTATTCACCAGAGCATGATGGAGGAATTCATTGGAATTCCATTGGGATCCCTTGGGGGGTTGATCGACCGATCATTTCGGATCGAGACAAATCTTTTCCGAGTCTGGTGGACTTCGAAAGTCCATTTACATTTTAATAGGGGATTGCGGATATGTTTAACAACGTAGTGGTGACGGGTGGAACTGGTTTTGTCGGATCCCATCTGGTGAAACGTTTGGTAGATTTAGATTGTCAAGTTCATGTAATAGTTAGGCCCTCTTCGGAACTACACTTACTGAAGTCCGTCGAAAACAAAGTCAACTTTCATGTGTTTAGCGGTGAAACGAACCACCTATCCGAAATGTTCAAGCAATTTCAACCAGAACTTGTGTTCCATCTAGCCTCGTTATTTATTTCCGAACATACTTCGGAACAGGTCTTGCCATTAATTGGTAGTAATGTCGCTTTTTCCGCGCAAATCCTTGAGGCAATGGCGGTATCGGGTACCAATTATATCGTGAACACAGGAACAGCGTGGCAGCATTTTAAGGGCGAAGATTACAACCCAGTAAATTTGTATGCTGCAACCAAACAGGCGTTTGAAAGTATTTTAACATACTATGTTGAGGCTAGAGGGGTTAGGGCTACAACACTAAAATTATTTGATACTTACGGGCCCGATGATCCGAGAAAGAAATTGTTTCATTTGTTGCACCATGTCTCAATGAGTGGACAAAGATTGGATATGTCACCGGGGGAACAACTTATTAACGTCGTTTACATCGATGATGTAGTCGACGCTTTCATATTAGCCGGTCGGTTATTGATAGAACAAGCGATAGGGAATAATTCACACTTTGCTGTAGCTTCTAATGAAGTAGTTTCTCTAAGAAAACTAGTATCTATATATTCTGAGCTAACTGGAAGAGATTTAAATATTAATTGGGGCGGGAGACAGTACCGCTCGCGCGAAGTAATGTTTCCCTGGAGTAATGGACCAACATTACCTGGCTGGACACCCAAAGTAAGCCTTGAGAAAGGGATTAGATTGCTTGAACAAGCGGTCAGATCGAATAGCAAGATATGAGTCCCATAGCAAAGAAAATCGCATTCGGCATCCTTAGCGGTGGCGGGTTAACCCTCATCCAAATCTTTGTGTCCTTGGTTCAAATTCGGTTGGTTGTCGAATTTTTGCCTGATAGTCTCGGCGGAGTTTGGTTTTTGTTTCTAACGTTTGGATTATATATATCCTTTTTTGATTTGGGGATAAGTCCCACTATAAGTAGGGAAATTAGTTTTATTCGCGGAACAGCAAACGTTTCGGAACCGGAAAAACAAACACAAATTGCCGACTTAATCCAAACAAATTTACGGATGTTTCAAATCATTGCCTTAATCGTTTTTGTAGTTGGTTTGTTTGCCGGGGAGGGGTATTTCCATGCAATCGGTCATGAGGGCGTTTGGTGGGCTTGGTTCGTCTTCATGCTGGGCGCTTCCTTTAACCTTTGGGGAAATGCGAATTTTTCAGCTTTGTACGGTCTCGGCAATGTTGCCGAGGAACGAGTGATCCGCTCAGTTACTCAAATCATTGGGTTAATCTTGAGCATCGTTTTATTGTACTTAGGGTTTGACTTGTTGGGCCTGGCTTTTGCCTGGACGTTGCAAAATTCGTTGGCAAGAGTAATTGGAAGAATAGTGTTATATCGGAGATATCCATTTCTTCGGGAAGTACAAGGAAGATACTCGAAGGAGCTCCTTAAAAAAATTGTAATGCCCAGTTTAAAATGGGCAATTACGAGTTTAGGGGCTTTATTAATTTTGAATACAGGAAATGTCATTATTTCCATAAATCTTGGAACAGAAAAAATTCCGTCATATGAGGCTGTAGTTAAAATTGTAACAACACTATCGACACTGTCCATCATGATCATTAATACTTCGACCCCTTTCGTTTCAAATGCTTTTGCTGCCGGAAAAATTGAGGATGTAAAGCAATTGTTCACGCGAAATGTAAAGTTGGGTATGGCTTTAATGATCTCCTTAGTTTCATTCATCGCGGTGTTCGGTAGGGGGATCGTCGGTATTTGGCTTGGGGAAGAGAATTTCGCCGGGGAACTAGTCTTATGGACTCTGCTACTTATGCTTACATTGGAAGTTCATCATGTCATACACGCTACAGTCATAATGGCTTGCGGTAAAGTTATTTTCCACTGGGTTGCCATTTTTGCGGGAATTTTTAATGTTATCTTAGCAACTGTTCTTGTAAAGCATTATGACCTTTGGGGCGTTGCCTTAGCAATTTTTCTAGCCCAAATTTTAACGAATAATTGGTACGCACCATATAAAACGTTACGTTTTTTCAAGATGTCTATACGTAAATATATATTGAGTACAGGGTTACCGTTAACGATTTATTCCATAATCGGGTTATGCGTGGCGGTAGGATTACAATTAGTAACTCAAGGACTTCCCTCTATTTTGTCGATTGTAATTTCGTTCCTCTGCTGCATTGCGGTATCTGTGGCTCTAACATACATTTTACTGCTGAACGAGAAGGATAAAGACGCAATAAAAGCGGTGTTTACAAAATGGAGGCTTGTTTATGGCACCAACCGATAATATGTTGATCAGTGTTGCTGTCCCTACATTGAACCGTTGCGCCTATCTTAGAGAAGCGCTCGAGAGCATCTTAAGCCAGACCTACACCAATATTGAAGTCATTGTTTCTAATAACCAATCTACGGATGAAACACGGGAATTTCTTGATTTAATAAGAGAC
This genomic interval carries:
- a CDS encoding NAD-dependent epimerase/dehydratase family protein, which translates into the protein MFNNVVVTGGTGFVGSHLVKRLVDLDCQVHVIVRPSSELHLLKSVENKVNFHVFSGETNHLSEMFKQFQPELVFHLASLFISEHTSEQVLPLIGSNVAFSAQILEAMAVSGTNYIVNTGTAWQHFKGEDYNPVNLYAATKQAFESILTYYVEARGVRATTLKLFDTYGPDDPRKKLFHLLHHVSMSGQRLDMSPGEQLINVVYIDDVVDAFILAGRLLIEQAIGNNSHFAVASNEVVSLRKLVSIYSELTGRDLNINWGGRQYRSREVMFPWSNGPTLPGWTPKVSLEKGIRLLEQAVRSNSKI
- a CDS encoding lipopolysaccharide biosynthesis protein: MSPIAKKIAFGILSGGGLTLIQIFVSLVQIRLVVEFLPDSLGGVWFLFLTFGLYISFFDLGISPTISREISFIRGTANVSEPEKQTQIADLIQTNLRMFQIIALIVFVVGLFAGEGYFHAIGHEGVWWAWFVFMLGASFNLWGNANFSALYGLGNVAEERVIRSVTQIIGLILSIVLLYLGFDLLGLAFAWTLQNSLARVIGRIVLYRRYPFLREVQGRYSKELLKKIVMPSLKWAITSLGALLILNTGNVIISINLGTEKIPSYEAVVKIVTTLSTLSIMIINTSTPFVSNAFAAGKIEDVKQLFTRNVKLGMALMISLVSFIAVFGRGIVGIWLGEENFAGELVLWTLLLMLTLEVHHVIHATVIMACGKVIFHWVAIFAGIFNVILATVLVKHYDLWGVALAIFLAQILTNNWYAPYKTLRFFKMSIRKYILSTGLPLTIYSIIGLCVAVGLQLVTQGLPSILSIVISFLCCIAVSVALTYILLLNEKDKDAIKAVFTKWRLVYGTNR